TAGAACGCATCGAGGTGGGGTAGCGCCAACAGTTCCATGGACATGGACGCCACTTCGCAGAACTCCATCGGCGCGTGCCGGTAGTGCAGCACGGGGAGGTCGCGCGCGGCGATGGCGTGGAAGGCGTGCCCGCCTTCGTGCAGCAGCGTGCGCACATCGTCGTCGCGCCCGGCGGCGTTCATGAAGATAAACGGCACACGACGCTCTTCAAGCGTGCTCTGGTAGCCGCCCGGCGCTTTGCCTTTGCGACTTTCGAGGTCGAGCAGATTGTCCTCGGCCATGAAGCGGAACTGCGCGCTCAACTCCGGATCGACGCGCGTGAAGATATCGGCCACTCCCGAGACCAGGTGCGCGGCGTCCGCGAAGGGCCGCAGCGGCGCACGGCCTTGCGGATCTACTTTGGTATCCCATGGGCGCAGCGCGTCGCCCTTTTTACCAAGTCCCATCTGCGCGCGGCGTTTCTCGTGTATGCGTCGGACCAGCGGCAGAATGGCCCGCTCGACGCCGGAGTGAAACTCGAAGCAATGCTCGGGAGTGTAATCAAAGCGCTGCTTGGCCTCGAAGGCATAGTCTCGGTAGTTGTCAAAGCCCGCGTTGGTCGCGACGCGGTGGCGCAGCGGGATCATCTGATCGTAGAGGCCGTCGAGGGCCTCGCGGTCCTGCAGATAGCGCGCCGAAATTTTCTCCCAAGCCTGCTGGCGCAGCGCGCGATCCGTGCCGTCCATGTACTTGCCGGCCTGCGGCAGCGTGAGCTCCTTGCCTTCCATCTCGACAGTCATCGCGCCGACGATCTTCTGATATTCCGCGCCGAGCAACTGGTCCTGCGTCTCCAGCGGGATGTTCTCTTCGCGGAATAGCTTGATGTGGTTCTCCACCATGCGGTCCATCAGGGCATAGCGCTCGCGCGGCAGCTCCAGCCGCCGCGGGTTGGCGAGGTAAGCCTTCTCGAGCTCCTGATCAATGGGCTTGATCTTCGGCTCAATCTCCTCGATGAAGTGCTTGAAGGCGGCCTCGCGCTCGGCGTCATCGGTCTGCAAAGTCATGTTGATGTGGCGGCGCGCACCCTCCTCGTTGATGGCGGCCCACAACTCGAAGTAGTCGGCGAGCCACTGCTCCAACTCAACTGGCGTCTGCGGGCTGCGGTCTCGCAAGGCGAGAAACAACGGCTCGACCTGCGCCCACTCACCCAGGTTCGCGTCTTGAGGAACGAAGCGGCGCGGATAAGTGCGCTGCGGATCAAATGGCGCGATGGGCGGCGAGGTGAGTTGAGTCATGAGGCGATCCTCCGGCAGAGCATTCAGTAAAGGGCTGGGGCCGTTTCGGTCTAAACAATTCTATCAGGATGCGGGGTGTGTCTTTATCCAGCGGGCAGAGAGATAACCGCCGAGCGTACCGAGCAGCAGCCAGAAGACCGCATTGGTGGTGATCGAGGCGATCTGGAATTGGCGGATCAGATCGTCCGGGACGATCTGGTTCTGGATGTCGTGAGGCGCGCCAATTACGTGCGGCAACACCAGCACTATAAGCCCCGCAATACGCACTAGCCAACCCTGCTTGCACTCCCCGAGCAGCAGCAGACCGCCTGCGGTGGCGGCCGCGGTGGCCAGCCACCAAAGCTGGCGCGACTGAAGGTCAGCGGCCATCATGCCGGGAGGCTCAGGCGGCAGTCCCAGCGATGGCGCAAGGACGAAGCAGGCGAGGCCCGCCAAACCCCAGCGCAGGCCGCGCATCGTGCTCATGGGCGCGCTCCACAGCGTGGCCAGTCCAAACAGCAGGGCTGCAAAACCAATGCCGGTGAGCACGGTCGACAGCGCGGTCAACGAAATGCGTTGCCATCCCTCGGCTGGCTCCCAGGAAGCGTTCCTCGGCGAATCAGTCGGAGCCGGTTCCTCGGGGGCGTGTGATTGTTCCGCACGTGCTTCGTAAATTTCGGCGGACTGGATGATGGGATGTATCGTCAGATGCTGCAGGGCGAACAACACGAGGCCGGAAATTGATCCGGAGATCAGCGCCACCCACATGATTTTACGGAACTGGGCCACGGCGTTAGACCATCGCCTAATGGCAGGGGAAGCCCGCAGCGTGGCGGCTGTCATGCGTGGCATTGTGCGCGGCGGATATCTGCGAGAAGCCCACGCCGATGACCATAAGAAAGCCGAAGATCATCACCGCCAGACCGGGCAGCCACGCGGTGGCCTGCGCGGTTCGCGATTGTGCCTGTTCAAGTGCGGCTGTTGCTTGCATTGGTTCCTCCTGCGATGTCCTTCACAATAGCACATACCCATGCAGAGTGTACATTGTCAGCAGGGCACTTGCATCATTCATTCGTAACCAGAAAAAATCCCTTTCAGGGATACCCGGCCTTTTCTGCGTCCGGTGGCCATCCAGGAGTTTACTTGCCAAACGCTTACTTCGCAGCCGCGCGCAACTCCACCGGCTTGCCGTGGGGCGTGTGGCGATAGGCGTCGGCCCAGGCTTCCTTGCGTTCGAGCAGCGCGGACTCGGTGGTCAGCGACTTCTCTTTCACCAACCGCTCAAGCGCAGCTAGCCAATATTCATAGTAACGCGAGCCGTCATCGGGATGACCGGCATCCGCGGCGGCTTTCAACTCATCGGCGAGCGCCGCGGCCCACTCTTTCCAGGTGAAGTGGCCCTGCTCGGAGAGCTTCACAGCCATGGCGAAGGCCTGCGCCTGCCAAGGCTCGGCGAACACCGGCCCGCCTTCGTCGCGCGGCAGCGGCGGCAAGGCCGCGATCTTCTCAGCCAACGGAGTGGATTCATTGGTAGTCATCGTGTGGTACTCCATCCCTTAGGCGATCGTGTAATTGCTGGCCTTCACCAAGCGTCAGGCCGGTTCCAAATGATCGTCCCAAAGATCGAGATAAACCGAATCCTGTGGCTTGGCCTGATCGCCCCACAACTCATGCGCGAGGAAACGCACCGAGTAGCAGTGATGCGGCTTCTCGCCGAGAAAGTGGGCCATGGTGTCGGCGAAGGCGAAGACGCCGTTGTCTCGCACGATGGTTCCCTGTTTGCCGCGAGCGTAACGAGGCAGGCGCGTGTGCCCCGTCGGATGTATGTTGCGCGCGCGCACGCGCTGGCCTTGGCGAAACTTCGGCGCGACCTGCGGCATCGTGGCGGGAGCGCCTCCCTTCAGCAATGCCGGAATATTGTCTACGGTCACCGGGGGATTCGCCTTGGCTAAACCCGGCGCGGGCTTACCGCTGTCCGCTTCAGCCCGAGTGATCAGGCCGCGCGTTACCAGCAATTCGATCAGCCCCGCGTACCAGCGTTCGTAGTAGCTCATGCGCAGATAGTCGGCGGGTGGGATCAACTCCTTCACATGGCGCGAAGCGTCGGTGTTCCATTTGCGCCAGGCGCCCAGAGCGCGGTTCATCACATAGACGCGCCCTTCCCACGGAGCATGAAAGACCGGCTCATTTTCCTCGTAACGGATAGGGCCCATGCCGTGCATGCCGCCCATGTCATGTACGCCGTTCATCGCGCGCCTCCCTTCGGCAGGAGCGCCTGGCTGACGCCGATCATCGAGTTGCGCGTCACCAGATCTGCGAGTTGCTCCTCGCTCATGTTCTCGGTGCCCGCCGGGCGCTCCGGCAATACGAGATAACGCTGTTCCGCCGTGCTGTCCCAGACGCGGACCTCGGAATCTTCCGCCACCGCGGCACCAAACTCTTTCAGCACGCCGCGTGGATCGATCACCGCGCGCGAGCGATAGGGGGCCGACTTATACCACACCGGCGGCAGCCCCAGCACCGCCCAGGGATAGCAGGAGCACAGCGTGCAGACAACCATATTGTGTACCTTGGGAGTGTTCTCCAGCGCCACCATGTGAGCGTTGGCGCTGATGAATCCGAACTCGGCGATGGCCTTGTCGGCGTCGGCCAGCAGGCGCTGTTTGAAGGCTGGATCGCTCCAGGCTTTGGCCACGATGCGCGCCCCGTTGCGCGGGCCAATCTTGTTTTCGTAGGTGTCCACCAGCACGTCGAGCGCGGCGCGGTCCACCAATCCCTTTTCCACAAGCAGCGATTCGAGCGACTTGACGCGCAGGGTCAGGTCGGAGGGAACGTCCTGATGATCGTGCTCCTGACCATGAGCGTGGTTGGGCAACGCCGACGCACCGGCAGCGGCTCCCACCGCGGTACTCGTTGTCTTTAGAAATTCCCGGCGCGATGACTCCTTGCGCGATGACTCCATGATATGTTCCTTTCCGGCGCTTCGTGGTCAGTCCTTCATGGGCCGATTAGGCAGCAGTATACATCATTCTGCATCGACCGGCAGTAGAGTTGGCTGGCTGGAGACGGATTCAATTGTTTGGTTGAGAAGGCAGGCGAGGGTGGCTGCGGCCCGTGCCATCGCGAGAACATGTTTCCACGACGGCGCCAAGCCGCAGGCTTGGGAGGGATTCCCGGCCCCGTCAGCCACCGTCAGACTTTCGCCGGACAGTGGGTGGCAGGGCAGGGAACTTTTGCGGACTCGAAAAATGTTTGCAGGATACTTCCGTCCGAAGCAGAGTCGCCCGGACGGTCTGGATTTTTACCTTCCCGTATCCGTCGCGCCCGCGGTTGTGGCGATGAGCAAACGGGCGTGAAATGGTTCCAACCTTGCGGTTCCGTCGGAATCGTCAGAAGCAGCGGGATGTGCGGAATAGGCGGGCCAAATTACCGGTGACTCTGAAAGTTTGTAGTTTGGCCATGGCCGCGAATCCTGCAAATTTTGATAGAAGATTCCGAGGCCGGGTGCGGCATTCGGGATGTGGTTTTTTGCGGTCGGCTCACTCGCGGGAGCGCTGCTCTCCTCGGCGGCGACATTCGCCGGGTCGCTTGCCGGCTCCTCCGGCGTGCTGGCCTCGATGCGGCCGGGCGTGACGACGTCGCGCTGCGCTACCGCCTCAAATCCCACCGTGCGATTGCGGCCCGCCTTGCGGTCGCGAACCGGCGAGCGCAGCAGGAGCATCACGCGAACCATCTGCGGGTCGGGTGCGACAGGAAGTTCGCCCGTGAGGTCGCCGTCGAAGGTGAACACGGGCAGTCCGCCATTGTCGACGCGCTCGGCGATGGTTTCATAGATGGAAGCCGGCACGGAGCCATCGGCATTCTTGGTAACCGCGCTGCGCTGGAGGTTCTCTCCCTGCAGGCGATACTCGATGCGCTCGACCGAGCCGTTGTTGTCCACGTCGGCTTCAAAGACGATCTGCTCGCCGGTAGCCAGCAGGAACGCGCGGGCCGCGACACGATTGGAGTTGGTGAAGTCGAGCGTGGCATCGGAACCGTCCACTGGCAATGCGGGCGATCCGGCCAGGCGTACCTCCGCCGCAATTTGATCGACGGTTTCGCGACCATCGAGCACCATCTGACGGTAGATTTCCTCGTTGGTCGAGCGGCTGCCGTTCTTCTTGTGGACCAACGTCATCACGCCCGTTGATACAAAGGTGAATAGAGAAGTGACTAGAAGCACTTCTCCCATGGTGAATCCGCGCTGCGAAGTTAGTTGCATACTTTCCTCCACGCCCTGGTTCAGGCCGGTCCTGGCTCGCTCGTAAAACACCTCGATGTCGTTGGCTGGAACGAGTATCCGGCTTCGGACACTACGCCACACTGCATCACGGAGGAGTAGGCACTTGAAGGACCAAACTATGAAGACAGGCACGGCGGCGGCGGATTGCTCCTACCAGATTGAATGTAAGTGTGTTGATCGTGATTTGCGTGGGAGCGTGAGATGGTTGCCCGCGCGGAGGGCTGTCACGATTCTGGCGAATTAGTCAGTAGAATGACGTGCCAAGCGGGCTAGAAATAAATTTTGATGGCTAGCTGAACGTGGCGCGGCTGCTCATTGAGCGGCGAAGCGCTGGGCAAGGATGAGCCAACACCTTGGCGTCCATACTGCGCTTCGCCGAATTGGGAGGACTCAAAACGCGGGTCTGGATTGCTTAAATTGGTGTGATTGAATACGTTGAACATCTCCAGGCGGAACTGCAGATTTACTTGCTCACCGAGTTGCGAAAGCGCAAAGCTGCGCGCGAGCGATAAATCCACGTTCCAGAATCCAGGGCCGCGAAATGCGTTGCGCGCCGAACTGCCGACCTTGCTGGAGACGGGTCGCTTGAACTTGGCGCGATCCAAAAACACAACTCCTCCCGCAATGGGAGTCGGATTTTTCAGAGTCGCATCGCTGGATTTGCCTCCATCGAAGTCGAGTCGATTGTCTAACAACTGGCCCGAACCCGGCTCAAGGTAGTAATAAGATCCCGGATCGAGCGGATCCAGAAACACGGGCTGGCGCGTGGCCGCCGAATAAGAGAATCCGGATCGGAAGCCAGCCAGCGCACTGACCTGCCATCCGGACATGGCCCTGGGCAGACCGCGCAGCAATGGTGCCTGAGCCGTGAAATTGAACACCAGACTATGCCGCTGGTCAAAATCGGAGTATCCGTAATCGGAGTTGGTATCCATCTGGCGGACGAAGGAGGACGAAGACTGAAAGATGGAGAATGAAAGGTCTGCCAGCCGCGCCCGCCGCTCGGACGATTTGCGGCGGAATGGGTCGCTCTGAACGTCCCGGCTGCGCGAGTAGCTATAGGACGCTTGAAACTGCAATCCCGTTCTCCACCTGCGATTGACGGCAAGCTGCATGGCTGCGTTGTCGGAATGGCTCTGATTGCTGCGAAAGTTAATGTCGGGCAGCGAGGGATTGAAGCGTCCCTCGAAGTTGCTTGCGGTAACCGGTCGCGCATAGCTGCGATTGATAATGTCGGAGGCCGCCAGCTTTCTTCCGAGCGCGCCAGTGTGATTGATTTCGATCAAAGTATCGGCGGCGATCTCGTGCTGGATCCCGACGAACCAGCTCTGGGCATACGGCGTGCGAAGATTTTGATCGATGGCAATCGCCGACGTCGGTTCGCTAGAACTGGCCGTGGGGATACCGTTGCGTACCGGCAACGTGTATTGAAAGCGCGGCGGAGCTCCTGGGAAATTGGCCAGAAACCGCAACTGAAGATTGTTGCTGCGCGAATCCATCCAGAAATTGTTGAAGATGCGGTCGAAGAAAATGCCGTAGCTGCCGCGCAAAACGCTGCGGCCCGAGCCGGTGAGATCCACGGCGAAGCCGACACGTGGCGCGAAGTTGTTACGGTCCGGCCGGTAGAGTTCCGCTTGCTGCATCCTGCCGCCGGCAATGCGTTCGGCGGGGGTGGCGCCGGAGCCGAAGACAAAGTTGAAATCCTGTGTGCCATTGCGCGGGTTGGGTGCGCCGAATAGCTCCCAGCGAACGCCCAGATTCACGGTCATGCGGGCCCCAAGTTTCCAATGGTCATGCACGAATGCCGCCCATTCATTCTGAAAATAGTTGCGGCGGAAATCCGCGTCCTCGGCGGGACGGCCCGTCTGGCGATTCAAAGTAATGATGACGCTTTCCGGCAGGTCGAACAGGAAGTTCAGGAGGCTGGGGAACCCATAGGCGCCATCGCGCGCCGGGGAGAGCAGCGAGTCATGCAGGAACGGACGCCATTCAAGCCCGAGCGAAAGCGCATGCCGACCAACGAGGCGGTTGTAGTTGTCGAGCACGTGAAAGATGGTATCGCGGAAGGCGTAATCATATGCCGCTTCGCTGCCGGGTAGCAGCACGCCGTCATTGGAGCTAAGAGTGGGGATCTCCGAGTGCGGGCGAATGAAGCGGACGCTGTTGCGGTTCATGCCGAACTTGAACTCATTGGTTCCGCCGAGCAGGTCACGCGTGTAATTCAAACTCAGATTCTGTCCGCGAATGACCAGCGGCGCGTTGAGATTAGGGTACGGGCTGAACGCAAAATCATCCTGCGTGTTCTGGGAAAATGCATAGCGACCGCTGAGGCGATCGCTTCCGTTGGGAGAGGCGTAGTCGGTGCGGCCCAGCAGGAAGTTGTTGCGCTGCACAAACGGGAGGACGTAGTCCTTCTGGATGACTGCCTGATTCGTGGCCAGCGGAGTTCCCCCCGGCGGCGGGAACAGACCGAATAGTTGGCGTGCTTTACTGCCCGCAGGGGCCAGCGCCACAGCTTGAGGACTGGGGAGGAATAGCTGCTGCGGCTGACTCTGCGTGTGGGAGCGGAATTGTTCGAAGTTGCCAAAGAAGAATATTCGGTCGCGCTGGAGGGGGCCACCCAGCGAGCCGCCGAACTGATGAAGCTCGAAGGGTTCCTCCGGAAGATTCTTCCAGTTGTTGCTGAACGAAGTGGCGTTCAGCCGTTCCTGATTGAAAAACTCGAACAGGGAGCCATGAAATTGATTGGTGCCCGAGCGCGTGATGGCGTTGGCGATGAACCCGGATGACCGCCCAAAGTCAGCCGTGAAGTTGTGCGTCGCCATGCGGTATTCCTGCACCGCGTCGGCGGAGACGCGCGTGGCGGCGCCGGTAACCTGCAGATCATTATTGTCCACACCATCGAGCAAAAAATTGGAGCTGGAGACCGGCTGGCCGTTCACCGAGAGACCCAAGCCGCGTCCCGTGGCATTGTCGGAAGTAACGCCGGGGTTCAGCACCAGCAGCGTGTAGACATCGCGTCCGGAGAGCGGCAATTCCAGTATCTTGTTTTCATCGACTAGCCGCGAGAGTGTTCCGGAGAGCGTTTCTGCCACCGACACGGGAAGTTGAATCAATACCGCACTGGGGATGGCGGCATCAGCTCCATACATGACGGAAAGAATATTGCTCGGATTCGCTCCCGCCGCGGCGGGAGCAGGTGCGGTGGGAGATGGCGGAGCCGTCGCAACAGGCCTCGTTCCCTGCAGAGAAAAATTCAATTCAATGCGCGAGGCCACTGGTAGTTCCACAGGGGAGCGCTCTTCCGGCTGAAAGCCAAGAGCGTCCACGCGAACCCGGTACATGCCTGGCTGTAGCGAGGAAAAATAAAAGATGCCCTGCGCGTTGGTGTAGCGGTAGGCCTGCACGTTGGTCTCCGGATTGCGGAGTATAACCAGCGCCCGCTCAATGGGCCGCGATGACGTCTGGCTGAGCACCTGACCCTGCAGCGTTGCCTGGGAAGTTTGGGCGCGAAGGTTGGTGAGAACGGTGGCGAATAAAAAGACCAGGAACAGAACGGCGATCAACTGGGGGGATTTTTTCATTGACTCCGCTCCACATTGCGAAGTTTCCTCTCCAGTTCGCCGGTAACGCGGCGATCGGTGGAGCGAGCGATAGCTTGGCGGTAGTCATCGACGGCTTGCCCTCGATTACCCTGCGCGGCGTGAACATCGCCGAGGCCAGTCAACGCAATCACCGGCTCAACGCCGGCGCCGAGCATCTGCATGTACACCATCTCGGCGTCTGCAAACTTCTTCTCGTCCAACAACACGCGCCCGAGTGTCTCATAGGGCCCTGCAACCGTTGCGCCGGCATTCACGGCCTCGCGAAGCACGGACTGCTGAAGCTGCGGATTGCGTTGGCGGCGATAGATCTCCGCGAGCTTCATGCGTGGCTCAATCAGCTGGGCGTTCAAATCCGCCGCGCGCCGGAAGCTGGCCTCCGCCTCGCGCTGATTGTTGCGCTGCTCGAAGATCAGGCCTAGGTTGTGGTGGGCCATGGCTTCGTCCGGCTTCATTTCAATGGCTCGGCGAAACTGTTCTTCCGCCTGCGGCAGTCGTCCCTGAAACAGATACAGTACGCCGAGATTGTAATGCAGGTAGGAATACCGCATGCCCAGTTCCTGCCCCAGTTGGATACCGACGCGGAACTCCTCTTCGGCTTCGCGATAGCGCAGCTGGCTGGCGTAAACATTGGCAAGATTGTAATGCGGGTAGACCCATTTGTCAGCTCGCGCGGAGGCCGCGCGGAAATTGTCGATGGCATCGTTCCAGCGCTGCTGCTGCATGTAGGCGATGCCCAGCGCGTTGTAGGAGAAGGCGGCTTCGGGGTCCAGCGCGATGGCTTCCCGCAGTGTGCTGATGCCCGCCACGAACTGACGATTCTCCACCTGCGCGCGGCCCTGCATGAATTTGGCTTTGGCTTGCAACGAAATATCATCAACGGCCACTTCGCTCGCGCGTCCAAACAGCCTGGCGCCCTCTTCATACTTGGCGGCATCCAGACGGATCACCTGATCGCCACGCCGATAGGCCCACAAAACTTTGTCTCCCGCCGAGGCCAGCGCAATTACCAATTTCTCGTCCGCTTCGGCGCGGTCATCCTCGTCTACCGGTAGCGCCGTGTAGCGCTGATGCAGCTCAATGGCATTGTTGCCCGGTGGCGCCAGCAGGCGGCCATCACGGATTGACTGCTCAAAGCTGTTGCGCAGTTCATCGCTCGGCGAAATGCCTGCTCGGGGTTGTTGGCCAGGAGCCTGTAACGCTGCTGACATCCCCAGTGTCGGATATCCGCGACCGCGACGCGCGGTGGGGGAGGCAGGGCCGAGTTTCCAATCCTTCGGTGCGGCCTTGTCCACGAACGACATGGGCGTCTCCGGCTCGAAGTTGCCGAAATCGCGGATGTGCTGCTGGCGCTCCGTGGCATTCTCGACGTTGGTTTGCAGATAACTGACAATCTCCGCCGCGGTCACCGTATTGTCCTTGTCCTCGTCCGCTTCGCCGCTGAGGCCGCGCAGCAGGAAGTAGGAGAAGACGCCGTGGCCGCCGCCCCACTGATCGCTCTCTCTGGAAAACTCATTGGGGCGGCTGGCCAGCAGCCCCATGGTCTCGCCGCGCGAACTGGCGTCTTCGATGTAGCGGTTCACATTGCCCTGCACCTGCCCAAGTTTTCCGGCGCGGCAGACGTCCGCGAACAGGAAAATGCGCTTGGCGTTCTTCAGTCGGTTCTGCATGATGTTGCCCAGCTCGCGCATCGGCAACGCGCTGGTATAGAGGTCTTCGCGATCCGAATCAGCCGCCAGCAGATAGCCTTCGCGCGCGGCATCCTTCTCCACCATGCCGTGCGAGGCGATGAAGATATACACGGTGTCCTCGGGCTTAAGCTTCTTGGCCAGAGTGCTGCCCAGGCGGCTGCGCATCGCCGCCTGCTTGGCCTCTTCATTGGTCATCAAGAAAACGTTCTCAGGGGGGAAGCCACGTCCGCGCGGGCTGGTTACGAAATCGTAGAACGCCTGAGCGTCGTCATCGGCGTAGTCCAGCCACTCTTCCTTGGGCAGGTTTTCAAACTCGGACACGCCAATGATCACGGCATAGAATTGCGGCTGGGCCGGCGCGACCGCTTCCTGCGCGAATAGCGCCGGGGACAGCAGCACGGCCGCCGCGCTCAGTATAACTCTGACTGCCCGGCTCCGTTCACGCCGAGCAGGGAGAGAAGTTTCCCGGCCCGCAATGTATCGCAGAAACACCAGCTAATCCCTTGTGCGACCAGTAGGAGATTGTAAGTAAACTCGCTAAGCTAGTTATATAGTTATCAGAGGGTTCAGTCAATTACCGAATGATCGTGATGGGCGGATATTGTGTTAGTATATTGGCACGAGTGGTATTCCAGTCGGTAGGCATCCCGGAAGAGCGATCTTTGGGGAATCCCAGCTTGAATTCCAGCGCAAAGTCTTGACAAATTGTTGATGCTCGGCTACTTTGGTAGTTTCCGGCCAACACTTTAGGGAATGCCGGTACTACAACTATGTCTACTTACGTTCCGAAAAAAAATGATGTAATCCCCAAATGGTATCTTGTCGATGCCGAAGGGCAGGCGCTGGGGCGAGTGGCTACGTGCGTGGCCACGCTATTGCGTGGCAAGCATCGGCCGACCTTCACGCCTTATTTGGACACGGGCGATCATGTCATCGTGCTGAATGCCACCAAGATTCGCTGGACCGGCAAAAAGCTTGAGCAGAAGGTCTATCGCCACTACACCGGCTATCCCGGCGGAGTGCGCGAGAAGTCGGCGCGCCGGAGCTGGGATGAAAATCCTTCCGATGCCGTGCGCGAGGCCGTCTTTGGCATGCTGCCCAAGAACAAGCTACGTGACCGCATGACCAACCGTCTGTTGGTCTACAGGGACACGAAGCATCCACATCAGGCGCAGCAGCCGGAGGCCTATAAAATGGCCGCTGCCAAGATATAGACAAGATATAGAACTGGTATAGGGCCAAGTTGGGAGTTGGCCACACCCGATACGTTTTGGCTAGTTAAGGAAGTATTGGATTGTCCCAGGCCAGCTCCGCGCTGGCCCTCAATTCCGCGGCGGAATGGCCGTCGAGCCCAGATAATGGGGAAAGAGACAGGGTAGAGGACCAATGGAACAGTACTACGGAACCGGCAGACGCAAGACCAGCACGGCGCGGGTTTTCCTGCGGCCCGGCCAGGGCAACTATAAGGTAAATGGCAAGACCGCGGACGAATTTTTTCTCACACCCACTCGCCGCAGTCAGGTGCGCCTGCCCTTGCAACTGGTTGACATGGCCGAGAAGTTTGACGTGCTGATTACCGTCAAGGGCGGCGGCAACAACGCCCAAGCCGGCGCCGTTCGCATGGGTATCTCACGCGCACTGCTGGAGTTCAATCCGGAGCTGCGTCCGGTCCTGCGAAAAGAAGGTTTCCTGACGCGTGATCCGCGCCAGAAGGAGCGCAAGAAGTACGGACAGAAGGGCGCTCGCAAGCGCTTCCAGTTCTCCAAGCGCTAGTACGGAATTTGGTTTCTACTGGGGTGCAGAGGCGGGATTAGGGTCTCCCCAGTTGGGCAAGACTAGTTGATTTTATTTGTTTAACGGCCGTGCCTGATGGGCAGTTTTCAGGGCGTGCTGAAGGAGGCTTTTTGCCGGCAATTACGATGAAAGAACTTTTGGAGGCGGGCGTCCACTTCGGGCACCAGACTCGTAAGTGGAACCCCAAGATGAAGGAATACATCTTCGGGGAGCGCAATGGCATCCACATCATCGATCTGCAAAAGACCCTGAAGCTGTTCAAAGAAGCGGCCCGCTACGTGGCCGAGACCGTTGCCACCGGACGTACCGTGCTGTTTGTAGGTACCAAACGCCAGGCTCAGGAAGCCATCGCCGAAGAAGCCAAGCGCTGTTCCATGTATTACATCAACCAGCGTTGGCTCGGTGGACTGCTTACCAATCACGT
This sequence is a window from Acidobacteriota bacterium. Protein-coding genes within it:
- a CDS encoding M3 family oligoendopeptidase, with protein sequence MTQLTSPPIAPFDPQRTYPRRFVPQDANLGEWAQVEPLFLALRDRSPQTPVELEQWLADYFELWAAINEEGARRHINMTLQTDDAEREAAFKHFIEEIEPKIKPIDQELEKAYLANPRRLELPRERYALMDRMVENHIKLFREENIPLETQDQLLGAEYQKIVGAMTVEMEGKELTLPQAGKYMDGTDRALRQQAWEKISARYLQDREALDGLYDQMIPLRHRVATNAGFDNYRDYAFEAKQRFDYTPEHCFEFHSGVERAILPLVRRIHEKRRAQMGLGKKGDALRPWDTKVDPQGRAPLRPFADAAHLVSGVADIFTRVDPELSAQFRFMAEDNLLDLESRKGKAPGGYQSTLEERRVPFIFMNAAGRDDDVRTLLHEGGHAFHAIAARDLPVLHYRHAPMEFCEVASMSMELLALPHLDAFYKTPDELQRARTSRLEETVSLLPWIAIIDAFQHWAYTNPTHSRDERREAWIETYDRFSTIVDWGGYAEQRSYRWHQQLHLFEVPFYYIEYGIAQLGALQVWQRSRKDYPDAVRRYRQALSLGGSRRLPELFDAAGIRFRFDYETLAPLADAVAVELGI
- a CDS encoding cobalt transporter, which translates into the protein MPRMTAATLRASPAIRRWSNAVAQFRKIMWVALISGSISGLVLFALQHLTIHPIIQSAEIYEARAEQSHAPEEPAPTDSPRNASWEPAEGWQRISLTALSTVLTGIGFAALLFGLATLWSAPMSTMRGLRWGLAGLACFVLAPSLGLPPEPPGMMAADLQSRQLWWLATAAATAGGLLLLGECKQGWLVRIAGLIVLVLPHVIGAPHDIQNQIVPDDLIRQFQIASITTNAVFWLLLGTLGGYLSARWIKTHPAS
- a CDS encoding CbtB-domain containing protein: MQATAALEQAQSRTAQATAWLPGLAVMIFGFLMVIGVGFSQISAAHNATHDSRHAAGFPCH
- a CDS encoding nitrile hydratase accessory protein codes for the protein MTTNESTPLAEKIAALPPLPRDEGGPVFAEPWQAQAFAMAVKLSEQGHFTWKEWAAALADELKAAADAGHPDDGSRYYEYWLAALERLVKEKSLTTESALLERKEAWADAYRHTPHGKPVELRAAAK
- the nthB gene encoding nitrile hydratase subunit beta, which produces MNGVHDMGGMHGMGPIRYEENEPVFHAPWEGRVYVMNRALGAWRKWNTDASRHVKELIPPADYLRMSYYERWYAGLIELLVTRGLITRAEADSGKPAPGLAKANPPVTVDNIPALLKGGAPATMPQVAPKFRQGQRVRARNIHPTGHTRLPRYARGKQGTIVRDNGVFAFADTMAHFLGEKPHHCYSVRFLAHELWGDQAKPQDSVYLDLWDDHLEPA
- the nthA gene encoding nitrile hydratase subunit alpha, producing the protein MESSRKESSRREFLKTTSTAVGAAAGASALPNHAHGQEHDHQDVPSDLTLRVKSLESLLVEKGLVDRAALDVLVDTYENKIGPRNGARIVAKAWSDPAFKQRLLADADKAIAEFGFISANAHMVALENTPKVHNMVVCTLCSCYPWAVLGLPPVWYKSAPYRSRAVIDPRGVLKEFGAAVAEDSEVRVWDSTAEQRYLVLPERPAGTENMSEEQLADLVTRNSMIGVSQALLPKGGAR
- a CDS encoding TonB-dependent receptor gives rise to the protein MKKSPQLIAVLFLVFLFATVLTNLRAQTSQATLQGQVLSQTSSRPIERALVILRNPETNVQAYRYTNAQGIFYFSSLQPGMYRVRVDALGFQPEERSPVELPVASRIELNFSLQGTRPVATAPPSPTAPAPAAAGANPSNILSVMYGADAAIPSAVLIQLPVSVAETLSGTLSRLVDENKILELPLSGRDVYTLLVLNPGVTSDNATGRGLGLSVNGQPVSSSNFLLDGVDNNDLQVTGAATRVSADAVQEYRMATHNFTADFGRSSGFIANAITRSGTNQFHGSLFEFFNQERLNATSFSNNWKNLPEEPFELHQFGGSLGGPLQRDRIFFFGNFEQFRSHTQSQPQQLFLPSPQAVALAPAGSKARQLFGLFPPPGGTPLATNQAVIQKDYVLPFVQRNNFLLGRTDYASPNGSDRLSGRYAFSQNTQDDFAFSPYPNLNAPLVIRGQNLSLNYTRDLLGGTNEFKFGMNRNSVRFIRPHSEIPTLSSNDGVLLPGSEAAYDYAFRDTIFHVLDNYNRLVGRHALSLGLEWRPFLHDSLLSPARDGAYGFPSLLNFLFDLPESVIITLNRQTGRPAEDADFRRNYFQNEWAAFVHDHWKLGARMTVNLGVRWELFGAPNPRNGTQDFNFVFGSGATPAERIAGGRMQQAELYRPDRNNFAPRVGFAVDLTGSGRSVLRGSYGIFFDRIFNNFWMDSRSNNLQLRFLANFPGAPPRFQYTLPVRNGIPTASSSEPTSAIAIDQNLRTPYAQSWFVGIQHEIAADTLIEINHTGALGRKLAASDIINRSYARPVTASNFEGRFNPSLPDINFRSNQSHSDNAAMQLAVNRRWRTGLQFQASYSYSRSRDVQSDPFRRKSSERRARLADLSFSIFQSSSSFVRQMDTNSDYGYSDFDQRHSLVFNFTAQAPLLRGLPRAMSGWQVSALAGFRSGFSYSAATRQPVFLDPLDPGSYYYLEPGSGQLLDNRLDFDGGKSSDATLKNPTPIAGGVVFLDRAKFKRPVSSKVGSSARNAFRGPGFWNVDLSLARSFALSQLGEQVNLQFRLEMFNVFNHTNLSNPDPRFESSQFGEAQYGRQGVGSSLPSASPLNEQPRHVQLAIKIYF